In a single window of the Patescibacteria group bacterium genome:
- a CDS encoding glycosyltransferase family 2 protein — MAKLSVVISAYNEEKNIKDCLESVRQLGDEIILIDNNSTDKTQEIGQAYGAKIYTQPNNLMLNINKNFGFEKASGDWLLNLDADERVTPELRDEIAASVKDQASSVDGYWIPRKNIIFGKWIQHSLWSPDEQLRLFRKGRGRFPEKHIHEALEVNGSTGHLKNPLTHLNYVSVSQFLYKLDKIYTENETDVFLRSGKKLKWTDAITWPVEDFLKTFFAQKGYKDGLHGLVLSLLQAFYAEIVFAKIWEKQGFWEPKEEDFLKKVEGEFAKTKKDLNYWFSESYLEETKNPFKKLVLKIKRKLSL, encoded by the coding sequence ATGGCAAAACTTTCGGTCGTAATTTCTGCCTATAACGAGGAAAAAAACATCAAGGATTGTCTTGAATCCGTAAGACAATTAGGAGATGAGATTATCTTAATTGACAATAACTCCACGGATAAAACACAGGAAATTGGTCAGGCGTATGGAGCAAAAATTTATACCCAACCGAATAATTTAATGCTCAATATTAATAAAAATTTTGGCTTTGAGAAGGCCAGCGGAGACTGGCTTCTTAATTTGGACGCCGACGAACGCGTTACTCCGGAATTAAGAGATGAAATAGCAGCAAGTGTTAAGGATCAAGCATCAAGCGTCGACGGTTATTGGATTCCCCGGAAAAATATTATTTTTGGAAAATGGATTCAGCATTCTCTTTGGTCGCCGGATGAGCAGCTACGGCTCTTTCGTAAGGGCAGGGGCAGATTTCCCGAAAAGCATATTCATGAAGCTCTTGAGGTTAACGGTTCAACGGGTCATTTGAAAAATCCGCTGACACACCTAAATTACGTTTCTGTTTCTCAATTTCTTTATAAACTCGATAAAATTTATACCGAAAACGAAACCGATGTTTTTTTACGAAGTGGGAAAAAATTAAAATGGACGGACGCCATAACGTGGCCCGTTGAAGATTTTTTAAAAACCTTTTTTGCCCAAAAGGGCTACAAAGACGGCTTACATGGACTAGTTTTGAGCCTTTTACAGGCTTTTTATGCAGAAATAGTCTTTGCTAAGATTTGGGAGAAACAAGGATTTTGGGAACCGAAAGAAGAAGACTTTTTAAAAAAGGTGGAGGGCGAATTTGCCAAGACAAAAAAAGATTTAAATTATTGGTTTAGCGAAAGTTACCTTGAGGAAACAAAAAATCCTTTTAAAAAATTAGTGTTAAAAATTAAAAGGAAACTTAGCCTTTAA
- a CDS encoding oligosaccharide flippase family protein has product MDEIGLEEVKKRAVGGVLALTSRTFLLQIISFLTTFLLTIFLAPSVFGVFFVVSAVISFLGYFSDIGLAAALIQKREAVTEDDLKTTFTIQQVLVGAIVIIALLLSRQLSSFYNLDTAGLWLFRALVVSFFLSSLKTIPSILLERKLAFNKLVIPQILETNAFSLIVVVLAVKGFGLTSFTWAVLARGVIGLAAIYVLSPWKIGIGFSKTVAKRLLSFGLPFQANSILALIKDDLFTIFLGKVLPFNQIGYIGWAKKWAEFPLRLVMDNVIKVTFPAYARLQEKPEYLGKALDKSIFFLSFLILPLSVAFVFAIKPLVFFIPKYLKWEPALFSFYLFVIASIFAGLSTPLTNVLNAIGKIKITLYLMIVWTVLTWLLGPFLVFKLGFNGVAVSSAMIGLTVVIPVLMVKRFVRFHLVANIMPSLVASMILAVFFYLTLALTTKMTWLIFVLLMGSIIYLVSVYILTKGRIFEEAKTLWQNFRS; this is encoded by the coding sequence ATGGATGAAATTGGTCTTGAAGAGGTGAAAAAACGGGCTGTAGGCGGTGTTTTGGCTTTAACCTCAAGGACTTTTCTTCTACAGATAATTTCTTTTCTTACGACCTTTCTCTTAACCATTTTCTTGGCGCCTTCGGTTTTTGGTGTCTTTTTTGTCGTTTCCGCCGTCATTTCCTTTCTGGGTTATTTTTCTGATATTGGTCTGGCGGCAGCCTTAATTCAAAAAAGAGAAGCGGTTACAGAGGACGACTTAAAAACGACCTTTACCATTCAACAGGTCTTAGTGGGAGCAATCGTGATTATAGCCTTACTCCTTTCAAGGCAGCTTTCAAGTTTTTATAATTTAGACACGGCTGGTCTTTGGCTTTTTCGGGCACTGGTAGTCTCTTTCTTTTTGTCTTCCTTAAAAACCATTCCTTCCATTCTTCTCGAGCGGAAATTAGCTTTTAATAAATTGGTTATCCCGCAGATTCTCGAAACCAACGCCTTTAGCCTCATCGTGGTTGTTTTGGCCGTTAAGGGTTTTGGTCTGACCTCTTTTACCTGGGCGGTTTTGGCAAGGGGCGTTATTGGTCTAGCAGCCATTTATGTTCTTTCTCCCTGGAAAATAGGTATCGGTTTTTCCAAAACGGTAGCCAAAAGGCTATTATCTTTCGGTTTACCTTTTCAGGCAAACTCAATTTTAGCCCTGATTAAGGATGATCTTTTTACGATTTTTTTAGGGAAAGTTTTGCCTTTTAATCAGATAGGTTATATCGGCTGGGCGAAAAAATGGGCCGAATTTCCTTTAAGGCTTGTTATGGACAATGTCATTAAGGTTACTTTCCCCGCCTACGCCAGACTTCAGGAAAAACCCGAGTATTTAGGTAAAGCCTTGGATAAATCAATCTTTTTTCTTTCGTTTTTGATTCTACCGTTAAGCGTGGCTTTTGTTTTTGCCATCAAACCGCTCGTCTTTTTCATCCCGAAGTACCTTAAGTGGGAACCGGCACTTTTCTCTTTTTACCTTTTCGTTATTGCCAGCATTTTTGCCGGCCTCTCCACGCCCTTAACCAATGTTTTAAATGCGATCGGCAAAATAAAAATAACCCTTTATCTGATGATTGTTTGGACTGTTCTGACTTGGCTTTTAGGGCCGTTTTTGGTTTTTAAGTTAGGCTTTAATGGGGTGGCCGTTTCTTCGGCCATGATCGGTTTAACCGTCGTTATTCCGGTTCTTATGGTCAAACGCTTTGTTCGTTTTCATCTGGTTGCCAATATTATGCCATCTTTGGTTGCCTCAATGATCTTAGCCGTCTTTTTTTATCTGACATTGGCTTTAACGACCAAAATGACCTGGTTAATCTTTGTTCTTTTGATGGGGAGTATAATTTATTTAGTTTCGGTTTATATTTTGACCAAAGGGAGAATTTTTGAGGAGGCGAAAACTTTATGGCAAAACTTTCGGTCGTAA
- a CDS encoding glycosyltransferase — MKNGPKILIALPVYNEEQELEKNVLKIKDFIAPLGEKNFQIMIVDNASTDKTREIGKNLGQKYPRISFLRLEEKGRGLALKKAWASYRADYYCYMDIDLSTNLGHLPAIIKALENGFDIALGSRLLPKSRVSGRTLKREILSRSYNLIVKLLFQISFSDAQCGFKAVNRRVVSELLPKIIDNEWFFDSELLITGEKSGYKLYEEPVIWTDNPGSTVRVLKTVSGDLKGLLRLFFSRPWRK; from the coding sequence ATGAAAAACGGTCCTAAAATATTGATCGCTTTGCCGGTTTATAACGAAGAACAAGAACTGGAAAAAAATGTCTTAAAAATTAAGGATTTTATCGCGCCGTTAGGTGAAAAAAACTTCCAGATTATGATTGTTGATAATGCCTCGACAGATAAAACACGAGAGATCGGTAAGAATTTAGGACAAAAATACCCAAGAATAAGTTTTTTGCGTCTTGAAGAAAAAGGCCGAGGTTTGGCTCTTAAAAAAGCCTGGGCATCTTATAGGGCTGATTATTATTGTTATATGGACATAGATCTTTCAACCAATTTAGGTCATCTGCCGGCGATCATCAAGGCCCTTGAGAATGGTTTTGATATCGCTTTGGGTTCAAGGCTCTTGCCGAAATCAAGGGTTAGCGGCAGAACTCTTAAAAGAGAAATTCTTTCAAGAAGCTACAATCTCATCGTCAAACTTCTTTTCCAGATCAGTTTTTCAGACGCCCAATGCGGATTTAAGGCTGTTAATAGACGAGTCGTAAGCGAACTTTTGCCCAAAATAATAGATAACGAGTGGTTTTTCGACAGCGAGCTTTTAATTACCGGAGAAAAATCCGGTTACAAGCTTTATGAAGAGCCGGTAATTTGGACCGATAATCCCGGTTCAACCGTCCGTGTCCTCAAAACAGTCTCTGGAGATCTAAAAGGTCTTCTTCGTCTCTTCTTTAGTCGTCCTTGGAGAAAGTAA
- a CDS encoding 6-pyruvoyl-tetrahydropterin synthase-related protein, which yields MFKKLLPFFLLLFLSFWAVFPLFHSGFFPMHDDEQIARLFELNQTLSAGQFPPRWIDGLGFGFGYPFFNFYPPFVYYFGEIFHLLGISLIDSTKIVMGLGFLLSGLFSYLLAKEFFGKSGGLVTAVFYLYAPYHSLDLYVRGALAEFYAFVFLPAVLWSTFKLIKERNRNWLVINSCFLSLLLLSHNLIALIFLPFYFAFAGFLVLPKKDKKKIILSFLCSFMLFLGLSAYFWLPALLERQYTLVDQILTGELASYKLHFVYLRQFISSPWGYGGSIYGLNDGISFEVGKLHLLLSFLGGVFGLYLFLKKRKEWQVFMFYVLCFMFSLFMASFYSQFIWDKLQPLWYVQFPWRFLVFTALFSSLLAGGLASYVSKIRQPFTKWLMLAFLIAFVVLLNRDYFRPARYLEVTDKDYTTKEELNWRVSKMSFEYVPKGIATVLSDIQTTQVDIKREEIPINSFVSDGRLQVKEKQILPHEKKYEVFGEGGKLTVNTYNFPGWEVKIDGQKTKIDDNNKFKLITVAVPKGSHLVEVVFNDTPLRTLGNFASVISFFSLIMLLFLPKHEKRS from the coding sequence ATGTTTAAAAAATTATTGCCGTTTTTTCTTCTTTTGTTTTTAAGCTTTTGGGCCGTTTTCCCTCTTTTTCATTCGGGATTTTTCCCCATGCATGACGATGAACAGATTGCCAGACTTTTTGAGCTGAACCAAACCCTTTCCGCCGGTCAATTTCCACCAAGGTGGATTGACGGATTAGGCTTTGGTTTTGGTTATCCTTTTTTCAATTTTTATCCGCCCTTTGTTTATTACTTTGGAGAGATTTTCCATCTTCTGGGAATTTCTTTAATTGACTCCACAAAGATAGTGATGGGACTGGGGTTTCTTTTATCGGGACTTTTCAGTTATCTTCTGGCTAAAGAATTCTTTGGCAAAAGCGGCGGCTTGGTTACGGCGGTTTTTTATCTTTATGCGCCGTATCATTCGCTTGATCTCTATGTTCGGGGAGCCTTGGCAGAATTTTACGCTTTTGTTTTCTTACCGGCGGTTTTATGGTCGACCTTCAAATTAATTAAAGAAAGAAACAGAAATTGGCTAGTTATCAATAGTTGTTTTTTGTCATTACTGCTTCTAAGCCACAATCTGATAGCTTTAATCTTTTTGCCATTTTATTTTGCCTTTGCCGGCTTTTTAGTTTTACCAAAGAAGGATAAGAAAAAAATTATCCTGTCTTTTCTTTGTTCCTTCATGCTATTTTTAGGCTTAAGCGCTTACTTTTGGTTGCCGGCCCTTCTTGAACGGCAATATACTCTGGTTGATCAGATTTTAACCGGAGAGTTGGCATCTTATAAACTTCACTTTGTTTATTTACGTCAGTTTATAAGTTCTCCCTGGGGTTATGGAGGGTCAATTTACGGACTAAACGACGGGATCTCCTTTGAGGTGGGCAAATTGCACCTGCTTTTAAGTTTCTTGGGAGGCGTTTTCGGTTTATATCTTTTTTTGAAAAAGAGAAAAGAGTGGCAAGTTTTTATGTTTTATGTTTTATGTTTTATGTTTTCTTTATTCATGGCGAGTTTTTACTCCCAATTCATTTGGGATAAGCTGCAGCCGCTTTGGTATGTTCAATTTCCCTGGCGGTTTTTAGTTTTTACCGCTCTTTTTTCCTCTCTTTTGGCGGGCGGTTTGGCAAGTTACGTCTCTAAAATTCGTCAGCCTTTTACCAAATGGTTAATGTTAGCTTTCTTGATTGCCTTTGTTGTCCTCCTTAATAGGGATTATTTTCGGCCGGCCCGTTATCTTGAAGTTACGGATAAAGACTACACGACAAAAGAAGAGTTAAATTGGCGGGTAAGCAAAATGTCGTTTGAATATGTCCCAAAGGGAATTGCGACCGTGCTTTCGGATATTCAAACGACTCAAGTTGATATTAAAAGGGAAGAAATACCGATAAATTCTTTTGTTTCGGATGGTAGGCTTCAGGTTAAAGAAAAACAAATTTTACCTCATGAGAAAAAATATGAAGTCTTTGGCGAAGGAGGGAAATTAACGGTTAACACCTATAATTTTCCCGGCTGGGAGGTTAAAATCGACGGTCAAAAAACCAAAATTGACGACAACAATAAATTTAAATTGATAACCGTCGCTGTTCCCAAAGGGAGTCATTTGGTTGAGGTCGTCTTTAACGATACACCATTAAGGACCTTGGGTAATTTTGCGTCGGTAATTAGTTTTTTTAGCCTGATTATGCTATTATTTTTGCCTAAACATGAAAAACGGTCCTAA
- a CDS encoding 6-pyruvoyl-tetrahydropterin synthase-related protein translates to MEKIKTYLKKNKTHLWPFLLLFVLTVPLLLPLFRPGMFVSDDGGWMIVRLSDFHRSLRDGQFPVRWAGRLNFGYGYPVFNFLYPGALYLGEMIHLLGFNFILSIKILFGLSLIFSGIFCYLWLRKLFPSWPALVGSFVYLYAPYHLFDIYTRGSLGEAVALAILPLIFWLVEKKNIFLTALFTAILITSHNTLALIFLPVIFLYGFLGKMFKTSGLILSFLLAFLLSAFFWVPALWDQQDTIFSQVTVSQWQNFFLNSKNFSLLGWESLILASGSLLILLKKRDKKALLFLIIFLLSIFLAMPLSSVVWQVIPLPKLVQFPWRFLSLAIICLSFLTAFSLNTLSSKTKLSVGILILVVFFLSSWPRLNQIKYELRTEEFYTTNEDTTTVKREYTPRWVKNFPANHPGKKIELVSGQGQINLILQNSRRIIFTTENQTETTIKVNLVYFPGWLAEIDEVKTAIFFENEGGLIFLSVPQGKHKIEVLWEETTLRKLSDILSFVTFTGLILGLLFRRKLKDV, encoded by the coding sequence ATGGAAAAAATAAAAACTTATCTTAAAAAAAACAAAACTCACCTTTGGCCGTTTTTGCTTCTTTTTGTTTTGACTGTTCCTTTGCTTTTACCACTTTTTCGGCCAGGGATGTTTGTGAGTGATGACGGCGGTTGGATGATTGTTAGGCTGTCTGATTTTCACCGTAGTCTTCGTGATGGCCAATTTCCGGTTCGCTGGGCCGGCCGTTTAAACTTCGGGTATGGTTACCCTGTTTTCAATTTTCTTTACCCCGGAGCTCTTTATTTGGGAGAAATGATCCATCTTTTGGGATTTAATTTTATTTTGTCGATTAAAATACTCTTTGGTCTAAGTCTCATTTTCTCGGGTATCTTTTGTTATCTTTGGCTTAGGAAATTGTTTCCTTCTTGGCCGGCTTTGGTTGGCAGTTTTGTTTATCTTTACGCTCCTTATCATCTTTTCGACATTTATACCAGAGGTTCGTTGGGCGAGGCGGTAGCTTTGGCCATTTTACCGTTAATTTTCTGGTTGGTGGAAAAGAAAAATATTTTTTTGACCGCCCTTTTTACCGCAATCTTAATTACCTCGCACAACACCCTGGCTCTGATTTTTTTACCGGTAATTTTTCTCTACGGTTTTTTGGGAAAAATGTTTAAGACCTCCGGTCTGATACTTTCCTTTCTTCTTGCCTTTCTTCTTTCCGCTTTTTTCTGGGTACCGGCCCTTTGGGATCAACAAGACACCATTTTTAGTCAGGTAACGGTTTCCCAATGGCAAAACTTTTTCCTAAACAGCAAAAATTTCTCTCTTTTGGGTTGGGAGAGTCTTATTTTGGCTTCAGGTTCTTTATTAATTCTTTTAAAGAAAAGAGACAAAAAAGCTTTATTATTTTTAATAATTTTTCTTCTTTCTATTTTTTTGGCCATGCCGCTATCTAGCGTTGTTTGGCAGGTTATACCGCTACCCAAACTGGTTCAGTTTCCCTGGCGTTTTCTTTCTTTAGCGATCATTTGTTTAAGTTTTTTAACCGCTTTTTCGCTTAATACTCTGTCTTCGAAAACTAAATTGAGTGTCGGAATTTTAATCCTTGTTGTCTTTTTTCTTTCCTCATGGCCGCGTCTTAACCAAATAAAATATGAGCTAAGAACAGAAGAGTTTTATACGACTAATGAAGACACGACGACGGTAAAAAGAGAATACACCCCGCGATGGGTAAAAAATTTTCCCGCTAATCATCCGGGAAAAAAGATCGAATTAGTTTCTGGTCAAGGCCAAATAAACCTGATTTTGCAAAATTCGCGAAGAATTATTTTTACGACAGAAAACCAGACAGAAACAACAATCAAAGTTAATCTCGTTTATTTCCCCGGCTGGCTGGCTGAAATCGACGAAGTTAAGACCGCAATTTTTTTTGAGAATGAAGGCGGGCTGATTTTTCTATCAGTTCCCCAGGGTAAACATAAAATTGAAGTTTTATGGGAAGAAACGACCCTGCGGAAGTTAAGCGATATTTTAAGTTTCGTCACCTTTACAGGTTTAATTTTGGGTTTGCTCTTCAGGAGGAAATTAAAAGATGTTTAA
- a CDS encoding YfhO family protein has translation MIETFKKRFPLVFLVLFFLIFFRKVIFGGLLPIPSDLLVSFYFPFSSGGFKEYSSWVPNKAQVADDSLRQQYPWKMFYTTQIKKGELPLWNPYAFSGYPLTANVQTGTFYPLNLLFIFINPKIAWTILVLIQPVLSVLFMYFFLRSQKLGQESSLLGGLGFAFMSFELFWMEQMIIGHTTLWLPLILLALQKMSEGKKKWFLVGIIATALSILGGYSQTSLYVLFISVSFLLLKVALEKDRAKKTSLFVFGTLVFILALGLSAIQLFPTWEIYKFSAREGTFSESLYEKSLAPPRNILTLLSADFFGNMATHNYWGDQHTDFNHWFGCVPLMVTLTGLYLWYKKKIELGVGKWFLIMGLVAWIFSLQTPLGYFPMIFKIPILSTGVVARFLFIFQFCLVIVAAISLDKMIKNKDLKISLKPALFLFLLTALLTITYFFLSKYSLNVYVLKISKVTYRNLAFSSVIFGAGLFFLFLTKFGALRRYCFYGLIALTALEYLYLGNKYLPMAKKEYLFPEHPVFTYLQEKAGIDRFWGQAATYVTTNFPTVYSLHYSDGYDSLFMKRYGEFVYSARNGQIPATIPRSDVNLDPNKEEWKYKEKMLDLLSIKYILDKNDIPKENFEPELWKFPPERYELLWQDGKFKIYENKKAYPRIYFAEKIIVKNNNQEIIDELLKKDYKEKIAVLEEEINPPPVESGGKIKLTVSSPNKMSMETVNDKSGLLVLTDNYYPGWYARVDGKQTKTYRTNYSFRGIIVPKGEHKVEFAYEPDSLKAGFTITLVFGFMTVLAVYVYGKNKNLS, from the coding sequence ATGATTGAAACCTTTAAAAAAAGATTTCCTCTGGTTTTTTTGGTTCTTTTTTTCCTGATTTTTTTCAGAAAAGTAATTTTTGGAGGCCTTCTTCCGATTCCCTCCGATCTTCTTGTTTCTTTCTATTTTCCTTTCTCTTCAGGAGGATTTAAGGAATACTCTTCTTGGGTTCCTAATAAAGCCCAAGTTGCCGACGATTCTCTTCGGCAACAATATCCCTGGAAAATGTTTTATACAACTCAAATAAAGAAGGGTGAATTACCGCTTTGGAATCCTTATGCTTTTTCGGGATACCCCTTAACCGCCAATGTTCAAACAGGGACATTTTACCCCCTTAATCTTTTGTTTATTTTCATCAATCCGAAGATTGCCTGGACAATTCTTGTTCTTATTCAGCCCGTTCTTTCGGTTCTGTTTATGTATTTTTTTCTTCGTTCCCAAAAATTAGGGCAGGAAAGTTCTCTTTTAGGAGGTTTGGGTTTTGCCTTTATGAGTTTTGAACTTTTCTGGATGGAACAAATGATTATCGGCCATACAACCCTATGGCTTCCTTTAATTCTTCTTGCTCTTCAAAAAATGAGCGAAGGGAAGAAAAAATGGTTTCTCGTCGGCATTATCGCGACCGCTCTTTCAATTCTGGGAGGTTATTCACAAACAAGTCTCTATGTTCTTTTTATCAGCGTTTCTTTTTTGCTTCTGAAGGTAGCCCTAGAAAAAGACAGGGCCAAAAAAACCTCGCTTTTTGTTTTTGGAACCCTTGTTTTTATCTTGGCCTTAGGTCTAAGCGCCATTCAACTTTTTCCGACCTGGGAAATTTATAAATTTTCCGCAAGGGAAGGAACCTTTTCGGAGAGTCTTTATGAAAAATCACTGGCTCCGCCAAGAAATATTTTAACCTTGCTTTCGGCAGATTTTTTCGGCAATATGGCTACCCATAATTATTGGGGAGACCAACACACCGACTTTAATCACTGGTTTGGTTGCGTCCCTTTAATGGTTACCCTTACGGGGCTTTACCTTTGGTACAAAAAAAAGATTGAGCTGGGAGTAGGCAAGTGGTTTTTAATCATGGGTTTGGTGGCCTGGATTTTTTCTCTTCAAACCCCTCTTGGTTATTTTCCCATGATTTTTAAAATTCCCATTCTTTCAACCGGCGTTGTGGCCAGATTTTTATTTATTTTTCAATTTTGTCTGGTTATCGTTGCGGCCATAAGCCTAGACAAAATGATAAAGAATAAAGATTTAAAAATTTCTCTAAAACCGGCCCTATTCCTTTTCTTGTTGACCGCGCTTTTGACCATAACGTATTTCTTTCTCTCCAAATATTCTCTTAATGTCTATGTTCTGAAGATTTCTAAGGTGACTTACAGAAATCTCGCTTTTTCCTCGGTAATCTTTGGCGCCGGTTTATTTTTCTTGTTTCTGACCAAATTTGGGGCGTTACGAAGATATTGTTTTTACGGCCTTATTGCCCTTACCGCTTTGGAATACTTGTATCTTGGCAATAAATATTTGCCCATGGCCAAAAAAGAATATCTTTTCCCCGAACATCCGGTTTTTACTTATTTGCAAGAAAAGGCAGGCATTGACAGATTTTGGGGACAGGCCGCAACCTACGTGACGACTAATTTTCCGACCGTTTACTCTTTGCATTATTCTGATGGTTATGACTCCTTATTTATGAAAAGATACGGCGAGTTTGTTTATTCGGCCAGAAATGGCCAAATTCCGGCAACTATTCCCAGAAGTGATGTCAATTTAGATCCCAATAAAGAAGAGTGGAAGTATAAGGAAAAAATGCTTGATCTCTTGAGCATAAAATACATTTTAGACAAAAATGATATCCCCAAAGAAAATTTTGAGCCGGAATTATGGAAATTTCCCCCAGAACGTTATGAACTTCTTTGGCAGGACGGGAAATTTAAGATTTATGAGAATAAAAAAGCCTATCCGAGGATCTATTTTGCCGAAAAAATAATCGTCAAAAACAATAATCAGGAGATTATTGATGAACTTTTAAAGAAGGATTATAAGGAAAAAATCGCTGTTTTAGAGGAAGAAATCAATCCGCCACCCGTAGAATCTGGGGGAAAAATTAAATTAACCGTTTCCTCTCCCAACAAGATGTCAATGGAAACTGTCAATGACAAAAGCGGCCTTTTGGTTCTTACCGATAATTATTATCCCGGATGGTATGCCAGAGTTGACGGGAAGCAAACGAAAACATACAGGACAAATTATTCCTTTAGAGGGATTATTGTTCCTAAGGGAGAGCATAAAGTTGAGTTTGCCTATGAGCCTGATTCGCTGAAGGCCGGTTTTACTATCACGTTGGTTTTTGGTTTTATGACCGTTCTGGCGGTTTATGTCTATGGAAAAAATAAAAACTTATCTTAA
- a CDS encoding glycosyltransferase family 39 protein, translated as MAIFKDLRKIEIFAVFVIFVAYFFSRFLSLNNFPIFTDEAIYLRWAQIAKNDANWRFISLTDGKQPLFIWLTMMAMRVISDPITAGRFISVLAGAGSILGLIFGGKLIFQKWQVGIIAGFLYLISPFAMVYDRMALMDGLLAMLMLWALILEILLMKNLRLDIALLLGGLMGFTMLTKTSGFISLYLLPFSLLLFDFSCKERLKRLSKWLCLVLISCFVSQMIYSVLRLSPFFHMVSQKDTTFIYPLSEWLNHPFTFFYGNLAGLWSWIIGYLSWPLVVTVFLSFLAMKFFREKLLLFSWFMVPFVGLALFGKVIYPRFIFFMTLPLFLLSAKTLFNLGTLLKKKIVTIFLLVILFIVPLKTDYELFVNPTEAPIPRSDSHQYFNDWPSGWGIKESVDLFKEKARQEKIAVFTEGTFGLLPAAIELYLVDDTNVFIKGIWPIPDKPTAEVMEKAKTEPTYIIFFQNQPPPGWLAELILKTKKGTTDRYNYVYQIKP; from the coding sequence ATGGCCATTTTTAAGGATCTTAGGAAAATTGAGATTTTTGCCGTTTTTGTTATTTTTGTAGCTTATTTTTTCTCGCGATTTTTGTCACTGAATAATTTCCCGATCTTTACTGATGAGGCGATTTATCTTCGCTGGGCGCAAATTGCCAAGAATGATGCCAACTGGCGTTTTATTTCTCTAACTGACGGCAAGCAACCTCTTTTTATTTGGTTAACCATGATGGCCATGAGGGTAATTTCCGATCCGATCACGGCCGGCAGATTTATTTCGGTTTTGGCCGGAGCGGGGTCTATTTTAGGTTTAATCTTTGGCGGAAAACTCATTTTTCAAAAATGGCAGGTTGGGATAATTGCCGGCTTTTTATACCTGATTTCTCCGTTTGCGATGGTTTACGATCGAATGGCGCTCATGGATGGATTATTGGCCATGTTGATGCTTTGGGCCTTAATTCTGGAGATTCTTCTTATGAAAAACCTGCGTTTAGATATCGCCCTCCTTTTGGGTGGCCTGATGGGCTTTACCATGCTAACGAAGACCTCGGGCTTCATCTCTCTCTATCTCTTACCTTTTTCCTTATTGCTTTTTGATTTCAGTTGCAAAGAGAGACTTAAAAGATTAAGTAAGTGGTTATGTCTTGTTTTAATAAGTTGTTTTGTTTCCCAGATGATCTATTCGGTCTTACGTCTTTCCCCGTTTTTTCACATGGTTTCTCAAAAAGACACAACCTTTATTTACCCATTATCCGAATGGTTGAATCATCCGTTTACTTTTTTCTATGGAAATTTGGCGGGCCTTTGGAGTTGGATAATTGGTTATCTAAGTTGGCCATTGGTTGTGACTGTTTTTCTAAGTTTTCTGGCGATGAAATTCTTCAGGGAAAAACTGCTTCTTTTTTCTTGGTTTATGGTGCCGTTTGTCGGTTTAGCCTTATTTGGCAAAGTTATCTATCCTCGCTTTATATTTTTTATGACGCTACCGCTTTTCTTATTAAGCGCCAAGACCCTTTTTAATTTAGGGACTCTTCTTAAGAAAAAAATAGTGACCATTTTTTTGCTGGTTATTTTGTTTATTGTTCCTTTAAAGACGGATTATGAACTTTTCGTTAATCCCACGGAAGCACCAATTCCCCGCTCGGACTCTCATCAGTATTTTAACGACTGGCCATCGGGTTGGGGGATAAAAGAGAGCGTTGACCTTTTTAAGGAGAAAGCCAGGCAAGAGAAAATTGCGGTGTTTACCGAAGGGACTTTTGGTTTATTGCCGGCGGCCATAGAATTATACCTGGTTGACGATACCAATGTCTTTATTAAGGGAATTTGGCCCATACCGGACAAACCGACGGCGGAGGTTATGGAAAAAGCAAAAACAGAACCTACCTATATTATTTTCTTTCAGAATCAACCACCACCGGGTTGGCTGGCTGAACTTATTTTAAAAACAAAAAAAGGGACAACGGATAGATACAACTACGTCTATCAAATTAAGCCCTAA